The following is a genomic window from Anopheles aquasalis chromosome 3, idAnoAquaMG_Q_19, whole genome shotgun sequence.
AGTCTGCCCACGGGAGACCCACTGGTAAAGATACGATCCGATCTTGTTAACCTGTTGGCTTCGTCGAAGATTTACAAGTCGTGCGATGATATTGGACCAACTAGCCCGCCGGGTTTATATCGCATTCAGGATGGAAACGACGCGCCGATGTACTACTACTGTGAAACAGTACAAGATGGCGGAAGATGGACCGTGATACAGCGTAGGACGGCCGACGTAGTCAATTTTACTCGTAGTTTCAACGAGTACGCCACGGGTTTCGGACACCCCAGTGGAGACTTTTGGCTCGGACTGACACGCATTCAAAAAATAACCTCCCAAACGCAGTACGAACTGCTCATAAAGATGTCTGCCTTCGACGGTACCAGTGCAACGGCTAGGTATAGCAGCTTCCAGCTTAACGATGTAAACGATCTGTTTAAGATCACGTCCCTGGGAAACTTTACCGGGGACGCAGGAAATTCTATGTCACTGTCACTTAACAGACAGTTCTCGACCCAGGATAAAGACACGGATGCATCTTCGACCACAAACTGTGCGAATGTTTGGGGTGGAGGATGGTGGCTTAATAACTGCGGCGATAGGTTCGTTTCGAGATAATTTTCGATAAAAGGCGTGTAATATCTTATAACAAATGATTATCTTTTCAGCAATCTGAATGGATTTTATCGTGGGGTGACTCCAACAGCAGCTCCCAGGACAGCAATGGTTTGGGCAGGCTTCAAGGGACTTTCACAATCACTGAAGAATTCTACCATGCTTATTCGTAAATATGTTCCTTAAATCACGGATCGAGAGGCGGGAATGCctgtgaataaataaatgtttcGTTCATATCAGCagaaattatgtttaatgcTGTAAAGTTACTTTGGCATCGTATATTAACGTTAAAGGGAATGATTACACCTCCGATAGACCATAGACTCCACCTTCTGCCAGTTCTGTTTGGTCGTTTATGTACAATTTTTGCCTCTCTATAATTGAAGATAAGCTAAAAGGTTTCGCAATTTAGCTATTTAATAGCACATTTCGGATTATCATTGAACCACATTAGAGGATTGGATTTTTGCAAGTTTGAATCAAAGACAATTTATTACGTTCATGCGACATGACCTCCTATGGTAATTtgcgaatcatcatcaacgtgcGTTTGAGCGAATAATTTTGTGTTCTAAATTGCTTCCAAGTAACTCCCTTAGCGAACTCCGGAGTGGTGCCATTGAGATACTGTCCGTTGAGATTACTAAGGAAgtggagaagggaaaaaacgaACCGTTATTAGTGGATACAggctggaaatgaaatgttataGCATACCTATCATGACAGTTTGAATACCACCATGCCCCGGTGTACTGTACGGCGCAGCTTGCAGCAAAAATATCATTATCCTTGTCCAAGGTACTGAACGCCATGCCTAAGCACCTTCTCATTGCATCGCCTGCAGTTCCAGAGTAGGTTCCCAAGATGTTCATCCGGTACAGATCGGACTCATCGCTGATCTGGAATCCACTGTATCGGGCGTAAGCGGTTATTCCATCGAAGTCCTCCAACACGACCGTCAATTCGTGAGGGGCCAAATTTGTTACGCGGAATAGATTGTCCAGACCCCACCAAAACTCGCCAGACGACATGTCGCCAAAGCCAGCCTTGTAAGAGGCCCAATCACGATAGAAGTTGGTCACTCCATCGAATCTCCGTTGAAACACTTGCCAACCTCCACCGCTATAATCCATATTGCAATAAGCATAATATGGTTGTCTAAACTCGCCGGCCATCAAATAAAGCCCCGATGGATAAGTGTTTGGCACATCGGCACACGTTTTGTATGTGATCGGTTGTTGAATCGTGTCTTTTATCTGGGATACCAAGCTTTCTAAATCCACGGTGGAAACTGGCGCGGTAGGTAAGGCATCTATCGCACTTTCGAGATCGTCAAGTTTTTGGAAGATCGATTGCGAATCGAAACAAAGCGATTGAGGAAAGTCGCACTGTGGTAATACCACGTTCAACCAACTTAGCAGAATCAAAGTTCCCACGAACCACATCTTGAGATTCAGTCTGATGCTTCACTACTAACTTGTTATTACTCGGAGCGAATATTGGCGAGATGACGAACCGGCTACGTGCCTGTTTGTTCAGTTGATGTTTCTGAGGACGCAGATGGCACCAGCATGCGCTGTTTAGACATAAGATGCCTGCTTGCCAATAACAAAAGAAACGTCTAGAACTGTGACCGCAATCTGAAATCCGTACAGCAACGCCACGCGCATGTCGGGCAAACAACTCGACACGATGAGTGCAGAGAATACGAATAGAAAGATAATAAACAAGTAATATAACAAtttggttctgttttgttccTTGGTGCGAATAACTTTTCATTGATCAATTTAGATTTCTTCTGCGAATTCACAAGGgtttcaaaaatcgaaatggaaagatCTTGTTCGTTGAAAACGTTTGAGTAGTCTATACCTGAACTATAATGAGTCTTTCGGAGGTACCATTTTAAGTTCTTTTCTTaaggcgaagcgaacgaataCGCTTCCCCCTATCTTACTGGCTTATTCCTCAGGATGTAaactttttaataaaaaaaatcgctctTTTGGCTTTTGGGTTGCTTCCACCCGTGGATGTATTATCCACTGACACCCTCTTGGTTGTGGTGACAATGGTGCAGGGGCTAGGTTGCGGCCAGTTTGTGTTCCAGCCACCTTTAAGGAAATGGACCGATTAAAACCGCTCGAACATAATCGAACTGGAATAAGACGGAAAATACTGGCAAAACAGCTTGTGTCAGTagcaaaattaataaaatctGCATTCCGAATCATTTCTATCTTTCACgtgttttttcaattttttctaGCTATCGTATTGTATCGTATCCGGAGTCAAACGATACTTTCGACTTCGGGCTCTAATTTCCGATCCGTTGGGCCGCCGCCACGAAGGGGTCCACGGCAGTTCACACGTGCCGGTTTTGCCGGTgtaatggaaagaaaagaggGCCTCGCATGACGTACCCCACGGTAGTAGGGAGACTTAAGACCAAAAGTCTCTTTCGTGCGTCGCGGTATACCAAACACTACCAAGGTAGGGGTAGGGGAGTGCAAAGCCGAACGTACCTACATACCTGATCATCCGAAAGCTGCACCGGTTTTACGTAGCGAAGGTCGAAATGTAATCTAATGTGAATTCCTCttcaaaaaagaacaaaagggTTGTTGAAAACGGTCTATTCTGTACTGAACTTACAATGATGCAATGGAGCCCGCATGTGAGGCGATCCTGAACTCCTGAGGCAAACTGTTCCTGAACAGTGGCCTCCCGAGTGGCCGCCCCGGCCCTCGCCTCCATATCTTTCGCCTTGGTGGCCGCCGCCTGCACCTTATCTTGTGTCTGTATCTACGATAGATAGACAGAACAAGCAGATAGCGATTGTAGGAAGGATGGAGAGATGTGTTTGGCACATGGCTTGTTGTTTGGCACATGGCTTGTTGTTGAGGAGCCCGTGGTTGAGGTCCTCTGGTTCCTGATGCTCCTTGCGATCCTGGATCACGTGCTGAACACGTGGCTGCACCTTTTTGTGGTGGGTCTGGTCAGGGCCGTCTTTAGCCTCTGGGGGGGGCCTGGGCACACTATGATAAccgtccccctttttttaaattatagCGCAATTAAAACTCCTTCCGTTCCCCCTTGCCCCCGTTGGTAGTAACCCTGTAACATCTTTAAAATGAGAGACTGCACGTTAAGCGTCCCATGCAATAGACACTCCATCCGATACCCTCGCTAATACCCTTGCACTTTGGAACTGCTCTTCTCTTGGCTGATGAACCTCTTCAAAGACTCAAGGCAAAGTTCTGTCGAATTCTTTCGTCAAATTCTTTCGACCGACCACC
Proteins encoded in this region:
- the LOC126579073 gene encoding ficolin-2-like, which gives rise to MWFVGTLILLSWLNVVLPQCDFPQSLCFDSQSIFQKLDDLESAIDALPTAPVSTVDLESLVSQIKDTIQQPITYKTCADVPNTYPSGLYLMAGEFRQPYYAYCNMDYSGGGWQVFQRRFDGVTNFYRDWASYKAGFGDMSSGEFWWGLDNLFRVTNLAPHELTVVLEDFDGITAYARYSGFQISDESDLYRMNILGTYSGTAGDAMRRCLGMAFSTLDKDNDIFAASCAVQYTGAWWYSNCHDSNLNGQYLNGTTPEFAKGVTWKQFRTQNYSLKRTLMMIRKLP
- the LOC126579072 gene encoding angiopoietin-4-like: MKRALLSILLVVAYSVGLCDGSFSLLTEPRQTCTDFDIFSQQVVSLTTQVQSLPTGDPLVKIRSDLVNLLASSKIYKSCDDIGPTSPPGLYRIQDGNDAPMYYYCETVQDGGRWTVIQRRTADVVNFTRSFNEYATGFGHPSGDFWLGLTRIQKITSQTQYELLIKMSAFDGTSATARYSSFQLNDVNDLFKITSLGNFTGDAGNSMSLSLNRQFSTQDKDTDASSTTNCANVWGGGWWLNNCGDSNLNGFYRGVTPTAAPRTAMVWAGFKGLSQSLKNSTMLIRKYVP